ACAGTACAAAATTACTCCAGAGGGCTGGgaacaaatacaaagaaagtGAAGTACCTGGGTTTCCAATTAACCAAGGACAGGGTTCTCACTGTCCAAGTTAACTCTATGAATGAAGGGCTGATGGTGTACCAGTTGGATTGAGAGGGGATGAGAATTTCCATAGTCAAGGAGATGTCTAACCAAATCTCTCCCACACATTCTTAGCTATACCCACAAGTGCAAAACGACTAATAATCCACAATCCCTGAAAAGCCATCGAGGAACTAAGAACAATGTTCCAGGCTAGAACAGTTTCCACAGCCTGAGTCATCAACTAGCTGGTCACTAATGACTTTATCTGATCTCAATCAGCCACTTGGCCCTTGGGAACCAGATGTGGGAATTAAGCCTTGGAAGATACTTTCCTAACAACAGCTCTGAACACCATCTCTTCAGCCTTTCACAATGACATGACACGAACTTTTTTGTCCTTTCTCCTCTGCTTATGTCAGAGACAAGGGGAAGATCTAAATGGAAAAGTGAAGAGCTATAATAAGTATGGCGAATCGGGCATTTTCTACAAATAGCTTTCTTGACTAACCAATCAACAGGCTGGGAACTGaggccacttcccctcccccaccttaatAAAATCACCATACTGAAAAGTTAACAGTTCTTTGGCTATGCTGGGGTTTGATTGAAAAGGCCACCCTCCACCCTTCATCCACAGCACAACATTGGCTCCTAGTGTCCAGAAAGACATGCACGGAAAGAACGCCAGAGTTAGCTAAAGAAATACCACAGTTTATTGAAGACTACAAATATTTTGTTACAAGTTGGAACTACATGCCTTCCAGAAATCAAAAGCAACAGCAGGTGTGTGCATTGATGCTTCGGAGGAGGTGCTGCACCGCTTGAATTCGAAATGGGTAAGACAGGGTCAGACAcatgggggagagggaaatgggggaAGGGCAAGTTCAAAAGCCCAGAAGGTATCCACCAACTCATTTCCCCAAGCCACGCAGGCCATGGCCACAGCTCAGCAGGCTCTCCTCAGTGGTCTGGTTTCTGAAACAAGACTTCAGTgcaaatttacacacacacacaaaacacagcCCCCAGCCTTGGGCCAAATTAGCTCTCTGCCGTCCAGAAATGCTTGTAAGGGGGTGgatattttcttcctaaaaggaatcaaatacataaaaataaatgaatttagaggTTGATGAGGAATGGGATGACAAGAGCCCTCTGTGGGGTTGGGAACTGGGGATTCTTAAAGGGCTGTTATAGGAAGTCTCTGAAATCTTAAGGGAAGTAAGAAGCTAGGATTTCCAAAATCAGTTATGCCATTTTCTTCTATAACCAATCATCTACCTCTTCAAATTCTTGAACCTGGTCCAGCTAAGACCTAAATCTAATATTCTTGGAATAGGGCCACTCCAAGACAAAAGCTTATAATCCTCCCCACCAAAGACTAGGGTGGACCTGCTCAGTGAGAGGGGGGCCCTAGGCACAAGGAGTCTGGGCATTATTAAATCTCAATGGGGTCTCTCAGGATTTCTTTAGTTTAAATCTTGACCCACTCTAAGTCATACAACACAGTTCAAAGCTCCACCTGTTAGATCCCAGACCTACTGCCCTTTTGCTCAGCTCAGTTTCCCAATAATTGAAAACCTTGGGCAATTTTAACCACCTGGAGCCCATACAAGGGTGAAGAACACAGATGTAGCTCCATCCGAATCACCATGTAACCATAACTAAGAATTTTAAAGGACAACCCTCAACTCCAACCCCAAGCAATGGCAACCACCTCCTCCCCATACACATCTACAAGGCACTGAAAAAAGTAGATGGAATTGTTTTATTCAAAGACTCTTACTCCCTGTCCTCCAAAAATGGAGAGTAGGTGTCAGGTACGGGAGCAGGGGATAGGCTAATATCTTTGAGGTCAGCACCCATTCAGAGGATTCCCGTATTTCCCTCCCTGCCATCAGAGGTGCAAATGGACTTTGCAAGAGACCAGCCATACAAATGAAGGAACCTAAAGGTCCAACTCTCCCTCTATTGAGTATTCATGCCCTACTCCTTTCTCTCCACATCTTAGGCCCTCTAGATAGGCGATAAAAAGGGGCCACATGAGAAAAGCAGTACTACAAAGAGATTTAAGCCAAAGCTACCACAGCATGCTAGCTAAGAACCCATTTAACTCTTCTATTCAGTGAATATATCCCCTATTGTACTACCAGTACCTTAAATGTTAACAATTGCCTCCACTGACATCTCAGTAAAATCTGGGGGCCCTCTGCTTCCCACCCAAAGTTTAGGCCAGCCAACATATTCTAACAGCCAACTCGTGCGCCAGGGCATTCCCGTCATGAGTAGTGAATATACATTCTAGTATTAAGCTCCTCTGTTGGTGCTGCTCAGACAGACACCCAAGTCAGGCAGACATTAACAATCATACATGGAGCAGCAGCACACCCTCATCAACCCTGTTTTCTCCAGCACCAGATCTTCCTCCCTGAAACTCATTTAATGACATCCCACAGACACCAATGACAGCCAGGGTCAAGGTGAGCTTACCAGTGTTGTATCCATGAGACCCATATCCACTTGGCTGTTGGAAAGGGGTGGCTGATGCATTCACACTGACATTCACACCATGCTGCTTGGAAGAGGTAGGAGCCACCTGAAGAGCAATAGGCCAGAACTACAGTGAAATGGCAGCAAAGTACCATTCAACCGACCCGTCCTACTCCAGAGACTGGGCATTCAGATGGCTACCCACTCTGATGTATGCTGTCCACAGTTTACTTAGCAAAATGGGTTCAGGGAATGAATGAGAGTCTGAGGGAAGCAAAGCTGTACATTCCCCTTTTAGCTAATTCTACGAATGGGTAATTCCTTACCCCGatcccagccccactccctctcccaggCCAGAAAGAGGCCAGAGGTGGAAACTGTTCCTCTTCATTCATTATTAAAAagtcatctaaaaaaaaaaaaagtcatctagcCTTGAAAGCAGCTAGCATAGTGTCCAGGGCTAGGACTCTTCACCACAAGTAAAGACCAAGCCCAAGTACTTACAGGGAACACAGCAGGCCCATACTGGAAGGTGCTGGGGAGGCCCGGAACCCCTGTGTAGTATGGCAGGCTGGTGTAACTGTAGCCAGGAGGCAGCGCCGGGTTCAGGAATGTCTGCTGCGTGGTATGGTGAGTCTGTGTCTGGTTCTGCTGGGGCTGGGCCAAGGTTGTGGCCGGGGCCGGGGAGGAGGCATCCCCACGGCCGAACTTTGTGAGGTCACCTGTGACACGAGAGGCTAAATGTATCTGCCACTTTCACCCCCCAACACCAATGCAGAATTTCCTCTTCTGGTTTCACATGATTCCAGGAGAGCCTTCAGAGACTATTAAAGTCCAATGCTTTGAATTCCATTTCTTTGCGGCTCCATTTAGCACTGCTCAGTACACAATCTGCACAGTGTTAGTCAAGGACTAATGTTGCATGACTATGCAATACTGTGGCAGAAACCAGCTCCCAGAATAAAGCTCCTGTATGATTTCCCTGCCCAcctgttttctttcatctcttccccaccccaccccctcctttccttctgcttcccCTCCATGGGGAAAACTCCATGCTGGACTTGAAAAACAATGCGAGGTCAGGGAAAATGACAGGGCAATAAGGTCAACAATAGGTCAGGCCCTGGCCTAGCAAGGCAATGAGACTGCCACATGAGTAAGGAACAGGAGCAGAGATGAGTAGAGGAAGGTCAGTTCAACCACAGTACTTCCTGGAAAAAGCTAGAGAATAGCTGAGAAGTCAACACATCATCCGGAGTTACAGGGAGACAACAGAAAGTGGGATGAGAAGCCAAGCTGCTACATGCTCATCTTCAGCAGGATTCTGAATCTACCAACCCTGATTTACCACATCCATTTTGTACTTCTGTCAAAGATCTTAATTAAGGTGAGAACTGGACCCCTTCCTTCTACTAATCAGGTTTCTGCCACCAAGGCCAACACAACCTCCCTATCCCAATCCTACCAGAATAAGGGTTGCTGGCCAGGCTACCATCCCTCCCAGTCAGCGGAGTGGTGGGTGTGGGAAATGGGATGCTGTAGTAAtcctgaaagagagagagaaaagagcagagaCTCAATGCCACTCATTCTCAGAAGTGAGGACATGTCATTCAGGGTGAGAAGCAAGAGAATGTTGGAGTACTGCAATTTATCCAGCCATTGATTAAGCTGGCTTGAACTGGCACAAACTCCATATTACTCTTACATACACTGTCCCCCCTGCCTGGCCATGGGGACAGTCAGGCAAGGTCTACAAGTATGCCCACCAGGAAACACTTCAAGTCCATCAGCACCAATAATATTCTCAAACCTCTAGATATTATCCCTCATAGTCTACTACTACTGAGAAAACAGATCTTCCTTCTGGAATTCATCAAAGTGTTTGAGACATACAGGAAGCATCCCAAGAGCTCCACAGTACTCTGAGCTTTATAACAGGTTAAAATGTGTTTACTTCAAAGATGTCAcaactctgattaaaaaaaaaaaaattaccttctgTTAGAACCACTCTCGAAGTACATTCTAATATATCTTAAAGTATGTGTATGGAGGTATGGCTTGAGAAAGAGCCAAGTCTGTGACTTATCAACTGAACATTTGGAATAATCCAAACATTAATTTTAAGATCACTTTCTTTTCCTAAGCTCTACAACCATATACTCACCAATGGAAATCTTGTCTGAAGCATCTGCAAGTCATCATAACCATATACTTGTGGCTGAAAGATACAAACATGTAACAATATTAATGAGGACTGGTCATGATGGTAGCAAACCAAGGAGCTAAGAGACAAGATAAATCAACATTCATCCTCATTCTTCAGAAGAAGAGGACAtgaattatttccttcattttctttaagaaagaagTGAAATACAAAGAGATTACATGATTCATGAAATGTCTTGAAGCTTTCCTTGAGCTACACAGTGATTCAACTAGGCTGGCCTCTGGGTAGCAGTAGGGTACGCACAAGTCATACATATATAGCCTGCTTTATTCTACCTGTCTTTGCCTCCTTTGCCTTTCAAAATATGGCTTAAAATTTATCTCCTTCAGAAAGGATTCGCATTTTACTCTACTCTTTAATGTTTGGGTACTAAGGTAGTGTGTTAGCTATTAAAAAAGTGCTAATGGATGTTTCATATGTATGATATTCTTCTAGACTCTCCGAAGGCAAAAACaagtttttggatttttaaaatttttattggagtatagttgatttacgatgttgtgttagtttcaggtgtacagcaaagtggatcagttatacatatatatccactctttttagattcttttcccatataggccattacagagtattgagtagagttccctgtgctacatggtaggtccttattagttatctgttttatatacagtagtgtgtatatgtcaatcccaatcttccaatttatccctcccccccacccccgctctaaTCCCCTGGTAAACGTAAGTTTGAAAAACagacgtttaaaaaaattttttttattaaatatcctTCATCTTAATAGGCACTGAATACACGAAGCTGATACAAGACACAGCAGAGCAAAAGGCTACTACTGTCAGTCACCTATTCTCAGATAGCCCCAGACTAagtcagggaactctactctgaCTATGTCAGAGCCAGCATAGACCCCCAGAAATTAGGAATCTATCCAACTAGAGAAAATAATTCCCTAAGAAATAGAAAGGGATTCCAGTTAGACACTCTGGCCTTTGGCTTCTGAGGCCCAGAAATTGTGTTTCACCCGAGAAAATACACAGTAGAGGACCTGGTCTAGGTTTAGTCCTTCctctctaaaaaattattttttcccaaaactaCAAAGATTAAAAACTTGTTTGCTTACCTGTGACAACcactcatttattatttaattatattcttCCATCTGAAGCCATAGCCATAAAGAATAGCCATACCACCTTCCTCTTTTGGAGAAGATCCTTCAGTCTCACTTACCGGGTAGGCATGTAACAGCCCTGGAGCCATAATATATGGATTAGGCAACAACGGCGGGACCCCAggagggaggttgggaggagcttttcctgaaagagaaattatatttttatcttgtcACACTATTACTTTGCTCATTCATACCAAAGGAATGCAATTCATCTTCTATGCAGGGCTACCTGAAGTTGTAGCAACTGAGCTTCGAGTGGAGGCTGTGACGGTAGAGTTGCTGCCTAGGCTGAGGCCCAAGCTACTGCCACTATTGAGACTGGAAGAGACACTGACCACTGGGGGAGGTGCAGAGACTGTGCTGGATGTGGTGGAGAAAGTGCTGGAGGAAGAATGAAGATTCGCCTCACTCTCCACGCTTGTGTGCTTCAAAAAGGCGGTGCAGtggaagagaggaggaggaaacagTGATTAGTATAACAGGTCAGGAAAGACAATCCCTTCTGTTGATTATATCACACCAACTTCTCAATTAAAAAGGCTGAGGCAGGGTATTAGGGTGCTCTCTGCCAAAGTAATTAGAAGAAGTTACTAAATACTGTCTGGCTACACATTCCCCAACATTCATCTGGTAAGGATGGTAACAACAGACCCACTGCACATTATCACCCTGTTCAGAAAGGCAACAGAGCGAGTGGGGACAAACTCCCTAGAAACGAACACTGACTAGCCAATGAGGAGACAAAAGATAGTTTAGGtctgaaaaatatatcacagtCTTCTCTCCCACATTCTTCTTCACTAGGCCAGCACAACAGACAAGTTCACAAGCTAGAAAGAAGTACAAGTTCTAATGAATTTAAACCTGAAATAGTACACTTGAGGAAAGAGAGATTCCTGAGAAAGCCTTAACCCTCATTACCTTGCCCCAGGCTTTTGACAAACCATACACCTTTGCCCAAAACAGTTCCTCCTGAAGTTAGTTTTCTTCCTTACCATCTCAGCTTAATTCCACAAATTGTTATAAAATCACAACAGTGAAATTAATTCTTTGGCCAAAAGCTCTCATCTGGCCTCTACTTTCATAGGATGCCCAGACTCAAACTGATTATTTTCAGGACTCATGTTTGCCATACCCCAGACCAATGAATGAAAATGGCTGTACCAGTTAGAAAGGGATGTTCTTACAGAATTTATCATAGCATACAAAGTCCCACCCaattaagtgttaaaaaaaaaaaaaagtcatatattcAAAAAAGTCACTTCCAGGGCTTTGAGAATTGGCCCACAGTTCTGCAATATTTCTGGATTCTTCTGCCTCTCTCGGCTTCAAACATCCTTTTTACTCCTTTCCTGCAACTTCAGATGAATTATCACTTTGCCACCTCACGAAGAAATTTTCAAGACTCCCTTCTTGGGAGACTCTTACAGTTGGATAGTTGTTTAAGTGTAAACAAGACCATACTTCCTCTTTtacagcatcacactcaccaaaAGAGTGGATGTCGAAGTGCGCCCAGAAGATGTTGATGACGAAAGGGTATTCTGCTGAGTAGATAACGTGCTGTAAGGTAAAAGAGGTTGCCATTAGCCATAGGGCTATGGTTACCTGACCTGGAGCTTCAGTCAAGAAcacaggccagggcttccctggtggcgcagtggtttagagtccgcctgccaatgcaggggacgcgggttcgtgccccggtccgggaggatcccacatgctgcggagcagctgggtccgtgaaccatggccactgagcctgtgctccgcaacaggagaggccacagcagtgagaggcccacgtaccgcaaaaaaaaaaagaacacaggccAGACACAGAGAACTGACTTGTGGTTGCCGgcaggcggggtggggagggatagagtgggagttttgggttagcagatgcaaactagtatatatagaatggatgaacaaggtcctaccgtatagcacatagaaatatattcaatatcctgtgagataaaccataatggaaaaaaatataaaaaagaaaatatgtataactgaatcactttgctgtacagcagaaattaacacaacattgtaaatcaactatacatcaattgaaaaaaaaagaacataggcaAAGAAGGCATAATATGGGACCAAGGAGATCCTGAGATCATATGGTAAACACAATGGCCAGCCAAGAGTAGTGAGCAGTTAAAGCAAGAATGGGTgttgaaaaagggaaaaagcctCCTCTGTCTTTACTTCCCATAGCTTTTAGGTTACCCACTTAGCTAATGTGGTCTCTGCTAGGCAGAGAGGACAAGATAGAACCAGAGAGCTCTGTTATTACTACTCACCAACCCAAACCTCCATCCTCACCCCAAATCACCTGCTGTGTTGTGTGGTGGTACTATTTGGAATCTCCTCATTGTGGCTCAAGCCACCCAAGGAAGATGAGTGCTGATTGGTTGTTGTCAGTAAGGAAGCTGCAGATACCGTTTCACTGAGAGGGGGGATGCTAGAAGTGGAAGGTGAGTCAGATTTCACTGCAGAGCCTGTAGCACctggaaataaagaaaggaattcACCTCATCAGAGGAAGTTATTAAGAGGTGACGCAGCCCTAGGCTGTCCCAAAGACAAGAGTGTGAGTTATTTAGTAATGGACCACTAACATTTAGGtacaatcttttcctttttttttaattccaagcaTTTCACAGCACTGATCTCATTTGTCCAATAAAGAGAACCCAGAGGATTATCACTGTTACAAGACAGAGAACCTGAAACTTACGATAGTTTGAGATTAAACAGCAAGGTAGAAAAAACCAAGCTGAGACTATACCAGAAGTTTTGATCATTGAGGCAGGGCTCTTTTCACAACAATCTAcgaaatgcaaaaatatttaaaggggaGTAAAAACATTACAACTGAGAGGAAAAAGCCTGGAGAACACTCACCTTCAACAGATTGCGTGGTCTGTAACTGCGTGGCCTGCACAGAACTGAAGCcattctggtaaaaaaaaaagaggaataagaaaCAAACTCAAGTGAATAGGTCAAGTTAGCACATTGACTCAGCTTAACTTCTGTCAACCAAGTTCTTTCAGAGAAATTCTACAATGAAAGGATTAACATAATGTATACTACCCaaacaaagtaaaaacaacaaaaatttaaaaacaacaatagtAAGATATACCAACCCTGTGTGACCCAGGGCAACAGAAGGCAATGCCCAAACTGCTGAAGAGATCCCAAACCCCAAACAGACATAGGAAAGGTCCAAATCCAGTGATCCCTGGGGGAGGATGTGGGAGTATGACAGTTCAGCCAAACCACCTATTCTGCTGGCTGCATCTGACAGTCACTCCACATTGCCTCTAGCATATGCTGTCCCCCTCACCAAGCCAAGACATAGCAAGGTGAGGTCTACTGATATGCACCCACAGAAGGCTGGCAATCAGATCttccaagaagagaaaacaggtaATTGAGACTGATTCTACTAAAGAGAATGAATCTTTAGTGCAAAGAGAATGATCTTCTGGCTCTGAGTCTCCAAGGTTAGTGAAGAGAACTTTTATTTCACCAACCACAAAAATGTGGTTCAGCTTCTCAATCAGCACTTCAGAGGTGTCTTAGCACCATCTGTCAAGAAGTAAAACACTAATATTTCAGAGATTTTGCCCACTATTCTCCTAACCAATGCCCAGGGGCTCATGAAGCCAATACCTTTGCCTGAGTCAagtccttttggggtgatgaagagATGGAGCTGGGGTACCGCCGAGTCTGTGTGGATCTCTGTTCATATAGAGGGCCCTGAGCATTATTTTGGGAGGTATAGGTTGTCGACTGAATTGGGCCACTCTGATAACCGGACTCCTGACTCTGGTTAGATGAAATTGTGGATGAAGATTCACTGTGGGGAATGGAGAAGGAAAATCTGAGAGAGACGAATAGAGCAGATCCACTGATACTAAAACAGTGGAGATCCACTACTTGTGTAAGTTGATTacgatcaaaaagaaaaattccagcaacaaataaaagaaactgCCGCAATTTTCTCCTGAGAACAGTAGGAATTTCCACATCCTATAGAGCCAGGGATCTAAGCTAAGAAtccagtttaaaaacattttcaactcttaaaggaagagaaaaatttcTTGTTCCCTTACATGCTGCTGTTATTAGAAAAAGAGGCTAAAAGTCAGTAGAAAGGATATACTACTCTTGGTCCCTTTGATACCATCATAACGTGAACCCTAAATATGGGAAAAATCACCTTTTGCTCATGTTCATTTTAAGGAATTCTGAGCTCCTGGCCCTCTCAAAAACCCTATGAAGTAAAATTCTCTTGaaaggaacttttaaaatattcatatgcaTTAACAGCAATTATGATTCAACAGAGCTAGGCTGGGGCAAgacatctctatttttaaattctaaggaTTGAAAAAAATTCCTCCAGGGTTTTCTACTGCTTAAGATGGCCTTCCCTGATAGCTATCAGAAGAGGCAGGGAAGGTTCTACTGGAAAGGTTTCTTTTACTTGTGTAATGTATTAATGTTACCTCCTTCCTAGGAGTTCAAAGCTACACCCTTCGTAGGCTTAAGTCCACACCAAGGGGCTAAAAGTGTCAAACACATTTTTAGCTGTGGTAGAGGCCAAGGTACTGTTAAAGGTGGGGTACATGTCTCTAGGAACTGTGCCTGGACATTCTAGAAGTGCCCAAGGGATACATTTCTGTTTAGAGTTAGGAAAAACCtagtaacaatattttaaaatgctcaacaaaatgcTAAAATTGGCTACTTTTCTCTCACTCAATCAGAGGCTTGGCCTGTCCAGAGTTCTAGGAATCAGCAGGAGATTTAGAAAAACTGGTAAATGTCTGATAAAAGAAGTCTTATGACGGCTGTTTCCTCTACCTGGCCGTGCTGGTATAGAGGCTACTTGGAGCCTGGCTTGAAGAGGCGCTCGTGGTGGGGGTGGACTCATAATCAGAAAGGACAGGCTCTGACCCAAACTGCAACGCCCCAAACTGCAGATTTAGCCCTGAGATATCTGCCGAGCCAGGCATCTCCACAGCCAGAGCAGGAATCtgtaaagaagataaagtaatgGTTTACTATAAGCTTACTGTAAGACTAATAAAAAACTTCTGCTTTAAACCTCCAAATTACACCCTTACAATCTCAATTCTCAAATCCCACACCCCTTTGCCCTAAAAATAATATCTATCTAAAAGTTCAAATATACCTTTGAAGTCAAGGAGgcttttttcttctgctgtttcAGTTTTTGCTGAGCCGGCTGAGGGCTGGACGATTGGTTGTCTGAAGACCCAGGAGACATTTGTGGAGCCGAGGTGGATTTGCTTGGCAGAGGAGAAGACGGGGGTGGAGGTGCAGCAGTGGAGGTAGCCACTGCAGGTGGCTTCTCCTGAAGGAACACCTCCATCATGGTTGAAGATGGGGTGAAAGCCTGGCGCTTTGTAAAGGGGCTGTGCACTGTTGAATCATTTGGGTTCTTCAAATCTGCATGAGGAAATCCAATAAGCATGAGGCCAGAGGTGTTCGTGAACCTCAAGAAAATGCTATTATCCTGCTCTAGAGCCATGAACTAGGCCCCCACGAATCAGAAACTCATATAAACAGGTCCTCTTTTAAGATTTCATCTCATTTCTATAGGTGGCAATCATTGGATTTTATTTGTTAAGCAGAACCTAATGAAATCAAAACTATTATCCTGCCTATGTAAGAAAGGAATTCAGGAATTGTCCATGTTTAAAGTGTAAGGTCCTAAAATGGAAAAGCCCAAAGGCAGTATGATGTTTTCAAATACTACAGATAAACCTAGGGAAAACCCAAAACATCCTCAGGTCAACAGAAGACTGCAAATGTGTACAGGGCTAAATTTGATGAAAGAGATATAGAGATATACAGCTGCAACTTATGTATTTAATTATTACTCCCCAGCTTTCTGAACTGAGCCTATCTCACCAGGGGAAATCACTGTGGGAAAAGAGCCAGTTGGCTGCCCTTCTCCTCACTTCAGAACACATTCTCTACCCCTACTCCTGCTAGCCTCCTGGCAGTAATGCTCCAATGCTTAAAGAATTCAAATCACTTTCCATATTTCTCACCATACTGCACCAGCGATGGGGATTGTGTGGTGGAGCCCATGTCCcaagaggaggtggtggtggttcCAGATTGAGAATGCTGAGCTGCCAACTGAGCCAGGGCCTGAGCAGTCTTGAATTGCTCCAAGAACTGGGAGCCTGTGGTGCTGCTGCCTTTAGCTTCACCGACATCACCAAATCCTTTCCCTAACATGCTCACCTGTAGATCAACACAGAGATTAGAGGAATCCACATCCAAGCAACTTTGTTCAActactcaaaaaacaaacaaacaaacaaaaacaaaacacttatcCCTGTTAAGAGCCAGTACAGATAAGACAAGTAAAGAatgtccaggggcttccctggtggtgcagtggtt
This sequence is a window from Globicephala melas chromosome 1, mGloMel1.2, whole genome shotgun sequence. Protein-coding genes within it:
- the UBAP2L gene encoding ubiquitin-associated protein 2-like isoform X1, whose amino-acid sequence is MMTSVGTNRARGNWEPPQNQNQTQHKQRPQATAEQIRLAQMISDHNDADFEEKVKQLIDITGKNQDECVIALHDCNGDVNRAINVLLEGNPDTHSWEMVGKKKGVSGQKDGGQTESNEEGKENRDRDRDYSRRRGGPPRRGRGASRGRECMHGALTKPVVVRGQENGLDGTKSGGPSGRGTERGRRGRGRGRGGSGRRGGRFSAQGMGTFNPADYAEPANTDDNYGNNSGNTWNNTGHFEPDDGTRLDFIGVEGSNYPRKFETAPGAWRTATEEWGTEDWNEDLSETKIFTASNVSSVPLPAENVTITAGQRIDLAVLLGKTPSSMENDSSNLDPSQAPSLAQPLVFSNSKQSAISQPASGNTFSHHSMVSMLGKGFGDVGEAKGSSTTGSQFLEQFKTAQALAQLAAQHSQSGTTTTSSWDMGSTTQSPSLVQYDLKNPNDSTVHSPFTKRQAFTPSSTMMEVFLQEKPPAVATSTAAPPPPSSPLPSKSTSAPQMSPGSSDNQSSSPQPAQQKLKQQKKKASLTSKIPALAVEMPGSADISGLNLQFGALQFGSEPVLSDYESTPTTSASSSQAPSSLYTSTASESSSTISSNQSQESGYQSGPIQSTTYTSQNNAQGPLYEQRSTQTRRYPSSISSSPQKDLTQAKNGFSSVQATQLQTTQSVEGATGSAVKSDSPSTSSIPPLSETVSAASLLTTTNQHSSSLGGLSHNEEIPNSTTTQHSSTLSTQQNTLSSSTSSGRTSTSTLLHTSVESEANLHSSSSTFSTTSSTVSAPPPVVSVSSSLNSGSSLGLSLGSNSTVTASTRSSVATTSGKAPPNLPPGVPPLLPNPYIMAPGLLHAYPPQVYGYDDLQMLQTRFPLDYYSIPFPTPTTPLTGRDGSLASNPYSGDLTKFGRGDASSPAPATTLAQPQQNQTQTHHTTQQTFLNPALPPGYSYTSLPYYTGVPGLPSTFQYGPAVFPVAPTSSKQHGVNVSVNASATPFQQPSGYGSHGYNTGVSVTSSNTGVPDISGSVYSKTQQSFEKQGFHSGTPAASFNLPSALGSGGPINPATAAAYPPAPFMHILTPHQQPHSQILHHHLQQDGQLPYLQMILCCQRQQEEQTGSGQRSQTSSIPQKPQTNKSAYNSYSWGAN
- the UBAP2L gene encoding ubiquitin-associated protein 2-like isoform X5 — protein: MMTSVGTNRARGNWEPPQNQNQTQHKQRPQATAEQIRLAQMISDHNDADFEEKVKQLIDITGKNQDECVIALHDCNGDVNRAINVLLEGNPDTHSWEMVGKKKGVSGQKDGGQTESNEEGKENRDRDRDYSRRRGGPPRRGRGASRGRECMHGALTKPVVVRGQENGLDGTKSGGPSGRGTERGRRGRGRGRGGSGRRGGRFSAQGMGTFNPADYAEPANTDDNYGNNSGNTWNNTGHFEPDDGTSAWRTATEEWGTEDWNEDLSETKIFTASNVSSVPLPAENVTITAGQRIDLAVLLGKTPSSMENDSSNLDPSQAPSLAQPLVFSNSKQSAISQPASGNTFSHHSMVSMLGKGFGDVGEAKGSSTTGSQFLEQFKTAQALAQLAAQHSQSGTTTTSSWDMGSTTQSPSLVQYDLKNPNDSTVHSPFTKRQAFTPSSTMMEVFLQEKPPAVATSTAAPPPPSSPLPSKSTSAPQMSPGSSDNQSSSPQPAQQKLKQQKKKASLTSKIPALAVEMPGSADISGLNLQFGALQFGSEPVLSDYESTPTTSASSSQAPSSLYTSTASESSSTISSNQSQESGYQSGPIQSTTYTSQNNAQGPLYEQRSTQTRRYPSSISSSPQKDLTQAKNGFSSVQATQLQTTQSVEGATGSAVKSDSPSTSSIPPLSETVSAASLLTTTNQHSSSLGGLSHNEEIPNSTTTQHSSTLSTQQNTLSSSTSSGRTSTSTLLHTSVESEANLHSSSSTFSTTSSTVSAPPPVVSVSSSLNSGSSLGLSLGSNSTVTASTRSSVATTSGKAPPNLPPGVPPLLPNPYIMAPGLLHAYPPQVYGYDDLQMLQTRFPLDYYSIPFPTPTTPLTGRDGSLASNPYSGDLTKFGRGDASSPAPATTLAQPQQNQTQTHHTTQQTFLNPALPPGYSYTSLPYYTGVPGLPSTFQYGPAVFPVAPTSSKQHGVNVSVNASATPFQQPSGYGSHGYNTGVSVTSSNTGVPDISGSVYSKTQSFEKQGFHSGTPAASFNLPSALGSGGPINPATAAAYPPAPFMHILTPHQQPHSQILHHHLQQDGQLPYLQMILCCQRQQEEQTGSGQRSQTSSIPQKPQTNKSAYNSYSWGAN